From a region of the uncultured Jannaschia sp. genome:
- the soxB gene encoding thiosulfohydrolase SoxB → MISRRDFLQVAMATSAIYGAGAFGNWSRLAAQQAMTQDDLLSFETSGNVTLIHVTDIHAQLVPVWFREPEINLGVGEAEGQPPHLTGADFLARYGIAADSPSQYALSYPDFTALARGYGRMGGADRIATVVNAIRADRPDALLLDGGDTWQGSLTALRTEGRDMVEVFNALGTDAMTSHWEFTLGIDRVTEIVENEINHPFLGANIFDAEWDEPAYEPYQMFERGGVQIAVIGQAFPYMPIANPGYLFPGLSFGVREERMAEVVQEARDAGAEAVVVLSHNGFDVDRKMAANVPGIDVILTGHTHDALPEPLLVGRTHLIASGSHGKFVSRLDLDVRDGEVKGVAHKLIPIFSDVIAPDPEMTALVEAQRAPFQSELTEVLGKTDSLLYRRGNFNGTWDDLICKALLEEREADIALSPGFRWGASVLPEQDITREDLMNVTAMSYPEAYRTEMTGEMLHTILEDVADNLFHPDPYYQQGGDMVRVGGMGYRIDIRQPQGSRITEMTVLKTGEAVDPARSYAVAGWASVNPEVEGPPIWDVVENYIKREGTVSVAPNDSVQVVTG, encoded by the coding sequence ATGATCTCACGCCGCGATTTCCTTCAGGTGGCCATGGCGACCTCCGCGATCTACGGCGCGGGCGCCTTCGGCAACTGGTCCCGCCTCGCCGCGCAGCAGGCGATGACCCAGGACGACCTTCTGTCCTTCGAGACGTCCGGGAACGTCACGCTGATCCATGTCACCGACATCCACGCCCAGCTCGTGCCGGTCTGGTTCCGCGAGCCCGAGATCAATCTCGGCGTCGGCGAGGCCGAGGGCCAGCCGCCGCACCTGACCGGCGCCGATTTCCTCGCGCGCTACGGCATCGCCGCCGACAGCCCGTCGCAATACGCGCTCTCCTACCCCGATTTCACGGCTCTGGCGCGCGGCTATGGCCGCATGGGCGGGGCCGACCGCATTGCCACGGTGGTCAACGCCATCCGCGCCGATCGGCCCGATGCGCTGCTGCTCGACGGCGGCGATACGTGGCAGGGCAGCCTGACCGCGCTCCGGACCGAAGGCCGCGACATGGTCGAGGTGTTCAACGCGCTGGGCACCGATGCGATGACCTCGCATTGGGAGTTCACGCTGGGCATCGACCGCGTCACCGAGATCGTCGAGAACGAGATCAACCATCCTTTCCTCGGCGCCAACATCTTCGATGCCGAATGGGACGAGCCTGCCTACGAACCCTATCAGATGTTCGAGCGGGGCGGCGTCCAGATCGCCGTCATCGGCCAGGCCTTCCCCTACATGCCCATCGCCAATCCCGGCTATCTCTTTCCCGGCCTCAGCTTCGGCGTCCGCGAGGAGCGGATGGCCGAGGTTGTGCAGGAGGCGCGCGACGCGGGCGCCGAGGCGGTCGTGGTCCTCAGCCACAACGGCTTCGACGTGGACCGCAAGATGGCCGCCAACGTGCCGGGCATCGACGTCATCCTGACGGGCCATACCCATGACGCGCTGCCCGAGCCGCTGCTGGTCGGCCGCACCCACCTGATCGCGAGCGGAAGCCACGGCAAGTTCGTCAGCCGCCTCGACCTCGACGTGCGGGACGGCGAGGTGAAGGGCGTCGCCCACAAGCTGATCCCGATCTTCTCGGACGTGATCGCACCCGACCCGGAGATGACGGCGCTGGTCGAGGCGCAGCGCGCGCCCTTCCAGTCCGAACTGACCGAAGTCCTGGGCAAGACGGACTCGCTCCTCTACCGGCGCGGCAATTTCAACGGCACCTGGGACGACCTGATCTGCAAGGCGCTTCTGGAGGAGCGGGAGGCGGATATCGCCCTCAGCCCGGGCTTCCGCTGGGGCGCCAGTGTCCTGCCCGAGCAGGACATTACCCGCGAGGATTTGATGAATGTCACGGCGATGTCCTATCCGGAGGCGTATCGCACCGAGATGACCGGCGAGATGCTCCACACCATCCTCGAGGACGTGGCCGACAACCTCTTCCATCCCGATCCCTACTACCAGCAGGGCGGCGACATGGTTCGGGTGGGTGGCATGGGCTACCGGATCGACATCCGCCAGCCGCAGGGGAGCCGCATCACCGAGATGACGGTCCTGAAGACCGGCGAGGCGGTCGACCCCGCGCGCAGCTATGCGGTCGCGGGCTGGGCCAGCGTGAACCCCGAGGTCGAGGGCCCGCCCATCTGGGACGTGGTCGAAAATTACATCAAGCGCGAAGGCACCGTGTCCGTCGCGCCCAACGACAGCGTGCAGGTCGTCACCGGATGA
- the soxA gene encoding sulfur oxidation c-type cytochrome SoxA: MKKLMLTAAMAALAGGAAWAEPDEDKLVVNGEIEMVTEAAAPAHLEGAMSTIYSGWRFRSDETQAVQMDDFDNPGMLGVENAIDAWDEVAGTEGESCASCHGDVETMAGVSATYPKWDEAAGEVQTLTMQVNECRTERMGAEALAYDKGAAVDMTALLTSQSRGMPVNVAIDGPAQSTWEQGKEIYYTRFGQLELSCANCHEDNYGNMIRADHLSQGQTNGFPVYRLKNTKLNGTHSRFRGCIRDTRAATFDVGSPELIALELYVASRGNGLSVEGPSVRN, translated from the coding sequence ATGAAGAAACTGATGCTGACCGCGGCCATGGCCGCGCTGGCCGGGGGTGCCGCATGGGCCGAGCCGGACGAGGACAAGTTGGTCGTCAACGGCGAGATCGAGATGGTGACCGAGGCCGCCGCACCCGCGCATCTGGAAGGCGCGATGTCCACGATCTACTCGGGCTGGCGCTTCCGCTCGGACGAGACGCAGGCCGTGCAGATGGACGATTTCGACAACCCCGGCATGCTGGGCGTCGAGAACGCGATCGACGCCTGGGACGAGGTCGCGGGGACCGAGGGCGAAAGCTGTGCCTCGTGCCACGGCGACGTCGAGACGATGGCGGGTGTCAGCGCGACCTATCCCAAGTGGGACGAGGCCGCGGGCGAGGTGCAGACGTTGACCATGCAGGTCAACGAATGCCGCACCGAGCGCATGGGTGCCGAGGCGCTGGCCTACGACAAGGGGGCGGCGGTGGACATGACCGCGCTCCTGACCTCGCAGAGCCGCGGCATGCCGGTGAACGTCGCTATCGACGGCCCCGCGCAGTCGACCTGGGAGCAGGGCAAGGAGATCTACTACACCCGCTTCGGCCAGCTCGAGCTCTCCTGCGCGAATTGCCACGAGGACAACTACGGCAACATGATCCGCGCCGATCACCTGAGCCAGGGCCAGACCAACGGCTTCCCGGTCTACCGCCTGAAGAACACCAAGCTGAACGGCACGCATTCCCGCTTCCGGGGCTGCATCCGGGACACGCGGGCGGCGACGTTCGACGTGGGCTCGCCCGAGCTGATCGCGCTGGAACTCTATGTCGCGTCGCGCGGCAACGGCCTCTCGGTCGAAGGCCCCAGCGTCCGAAACTGA
- the soxZ gene encoding thiosulfate oxidation carrier complex protein SoxZ, whose product MADGVKPRVRVPKEASAGEAIQIKTLISHTMESGQRKDDDGNTIPRSIINRFTVDFEGENVIDVTLEPAISTNPYFEFEATVPASGTFVFTWYDDDGSVYTEEKAITVS is encoded by the coding sequence ATGGCAGATGGCGTCAAACCCCGCGTCCGCGTCCCCAAAGAGGCGTCGGCCGGCGAGGCGATCCAGATCAAGACCCTGATTTCCCACACGATGGAATCCGGGCAGCGCAAGGATGACGACGGGAACACGATCCCGCGCTCGATCATCAACCGCTTCACGGTGGATTTCGAAGGCGAGAACGTCATCGACGTCACGCTGGAGCCCGCGATCTCGACCAATCCGTATTTCGAGTTCGAGGCCACCGTGCCCGCGTCGGGGACGTTCGTCTTCACGTGGTACGACGATGACGGCAGCGTCTACACCGAAGAGAAGGCCATCACGGTCTCCTGA
- the soxY gene encoding thiosulfate oxidation carrier protein SoxY: MQLTRRDALMLGVGAVALTALPMPARAATTEEAIAAFTGGAEVGSGGITLTAPEIAENGNTVPIEVSAPGAASIMLLAAGNPNPDVGTFNFGPLAASQAASTRIRLAGTQDVIAIAKMQDGSFVQASAEVKVTIGGCGG; encoded by the coding sequence ATGCAACTCACACGACGCGACGCGTTGATGCTGGGCGTAGGTGCGGTCGCGCTGACGGCCCTGCCGATGCCCGCCCGCGCGGCCACCACCGAGGAGGCGATCGCCGCCTTCACCGGCGGCGCCGAGGTCGGCAGCGGCGGCATCACCCTGACCGCCCCCGAGATCGCCGAGAACGGCAACACGGTTCCGATCGAGGTGTCCGCCCCGGGTGCGGCCTCGATCATGCTGCTGGCGGCGGGCAATCCGAACCCCGATGTCGGCACGTTCAACTTCGGCCCGCTGGCGGCAAGCCAGGCGGCCTCGACCCGCATCCGCCTCGCGGGGACGCAAGACGTCATCGCGATCGCCAAGATGCAGGATGGCAGCTTCGTGCAGGCCTCCGCCGAGGTGAAGGTCACCATCGGCGGCTGCGGCGGCTGA
- the soxX gene encoding sulfur oxidation c-type cytochrome SoxX, producing MKRTALGIIASAMCATTAFAADVVAPGDVEFDEYGAIAASLTGTPGDVANGELLMNKGAGNCIACHAVTELEALGFHGEIGPMLDGVADRWTEADLRGIVANAKMMFDGTMMPSFYKTTGYIRPGDAYTGKAAEGELAPLLTAQEVEDVVAYLMTLKES from the coding sequence ATGAAACGCACTGCACTGGGCATCATCGCGTCCGCGATGTGCGCCACGACCGCGTTCGCCGCGGATGTCGTGGCACCGGGAGATGTCGAGTTCGACGAGTACGGCGCGATTGCCGCGTCGCTGACGGGCACGCCTGGCGATGTCGCCAATGGCGAATTGCTGATGAACAAGGGCGCGGGCAACTGCATCGCGTGCCATGCCGTCACCGAACTGGAGGCGCTGGGCTTCCACGGTGAGATCGGGCCGATGCTCGACGGTGTGGCGGATCGCTGGACCGAAGCCGACCTGCGCGGTATCGTGGCCAACGCCAAGATGATGTTCGACGGCACGATGATGCCGTCCTTCTACAAGACCACCGGCTACATCCGGCCCGGCGACGCCTATACCGGCAAGGCCGCGGAGGGCGAACTGGCCCCGCTGCTGACCGCGCAGGAGGTCGAGGACGTGGTGGCCTATCTGATGACATTGAAGGAGAGCTGA
- a CDS encoding thioredoxin family protein, whose amino-acid sequence MRHLIAILATCLAFAAPAAELGDDGLHKAPWMVDTFKDLREDLAEANDAGKRLMVIVEQRGCIYCTKMHEEVFVEEDIAAMLADDYFVVQVNMFGDVEITDFDGEALAEKDAVRKWGLNFTPTLVFFPEEVPEGVTAEDAAVATIPGAFGPGTTRNMLTWVLEHGYDGDEPFQAYHARKLSEG is encoded by the coding sequence ATGAGACACCTGATCGCAATTCTGGCCACCTGCCTGGCCTTCGCCGCGCCCGCGGCCGAGTTGGGCGATGACGGTCTGCACAAGGCGCCCTGGATGGTCGACACGTTCAAGGACCTGCGGGAGGACCTTGCCGAGGCCAACGACGCAGGCAAGCGCCTGATGGTCATCGTCGAGCAGCGGGGCTGCATCTATTGCACCAAGATGCACGAGGAGGTCTTCGTCGAGGAGGACATCGCGGCGATGCTGGCCGACGACTACTTCGTCGTTCAGGTCAACATGTTCGGCGATGTCGAGATCACCGATTTCGACGGCGAGGCGCTGGCCGAGAAGGATGCCGTGCGCAAATGGGGCCTGAACTTCACGCCGACGCTGGTCTTCTTTCCCGAGGAGGTGCCCGAGGGTGTCACCGCCGAGGATGCGGCGGTCGCGACGATTCCCGGCGCGTTCGGTCCGGGCACGACGCGCAACATGCTGACCTGGGTTCTGGAGCACGGCTATGACGGCGACGAGCCGTTCCAAGCCTATCACGCCCGCAAGCTGAGCGAAGGCTGA
- a CDS encoding cytochrome c biogenesis CcdA family protein, translating into MFDVTIAGAVLAGLLSFLSPCILPMVPFYLSYLAGGSVQALEADELPPGTRRRAVLSAIAFAAGVATIFVGLGATATAFGQIVRDWFDVLRWVAAGIILLMGLHFLGVLKIGLLYRSFGQGASGGESKGGVVAGYVIGLAFAFGWTPCVGPVLAAILFMAGAQESVSQGMVLLLAYAVGMTAPFVVAAAFVGPFMRWMRGFRRHLPKIEKAMGAFLVVFAILIATNMMNVIAFWMLQFWPAIG; encoded by the coding sequence ATGTTCGACGTGACCATCGCGGGCGCGGTCCTGGCAGGTCTTCTGTCCTTCCTGTCGCCCTGCATCCTGCCGATGGTGCCGTTCTACCTGTCCTATCTCGCGGGCGGCTCGGTGCAGGCGCTGGAGGCGGACGAGCTTCCGCCGGGGACGCGGCGCCGGGCCGTTCTCTCGGCCATCGCCTTCGCCGCGGGGGTCGCGACCATCTTCGTCGGGCTGGGGGCCACGGCCACCGCCTTCGGGCAGATCGTGCGCGATTGGTTCGACGTGCTGCGCTGGGTCGCGGCGGGGATCATCCTGCTGATGGGGCTGCACTTTCTCGGGGTGCTGAAGATCGGGCTTCTTTATCGCTCGTTCGGGCAAGGCGCGTCCGGGGGCGAATCGAAGGGCGGCGTTGTCGCGGGCTACGTGATCGGGCTGGCCTTCGCCTTCGGCTGGACGCCCTGCGTCGGGCCGGTCCTGGCGGCGATCCTGTTCATGGCGGGCGCGCAGGAGAGCGTGTCGCAGGGCATGGTCCTGCTTCTGGCCTACGCGGTGGGCATGACCGCTCCCTTTGTCGTGGCGGCCGCCTTCGTGGGGCCGTTCATGCGCTGGATGCGCGGGTTCCGGCGTCACCTGCCCAAGATCGAGAAGGCCATGGGCGCGTTCCTCGTGGTCTTCGCCATTCTGATCGCCACCAACATGATGAACGTGATCGCATTCTGGATGCTGCAGTTCTGGCCGGCCATCGGCTGA
- a CDS encoding helix-turn-helix transcriptional regulator, translating into MALPVFGPDTCEDDLDRMLENATAASNFLKAISHEGRLMILCHLASGEKSVTELETLLSARQAAVSQQLGRLRLEGLVQPRREGKTIYYSLTDGRAIRIMDVVYDLFCRSEGGPARTP; encoded by the coding sequence ATGGCCCTTCCGGTCTTCGGCCCCGACACCTGCGAGGACGATCTCGACCGCATGCTCGAGAACGCGACCGCCGCGTCGAACTTCCTCAAGGCGATCAGCCACGAGGGACGGCTGATGATCCTCTGCCATCTCGCCTCGGGCGAGAAATCCGTCACCGAGCTCGAAACCCTGCTCTCGGCGCGACAAGCCGCCGTCTCGCAGCAGCTCGGGCGCTTGCGGCTCGAAGGGCTCGTTCAGCCCCGACGCGAGGGCAAGACGATCTACTACTCCTTGACCGACGGTCGCGCGATCCGGATCATGGATGTCGTCTACGACCTGTTCTGCCGGTCGGAGGGCGGGCCCGCGCGGACACCCTGA
- a CDS encoding YeeE/YedE family protein, which produces MIDWIDESHAMALVGCAGGLLLGLAARLGRFCTLGAIEDVIYGGSWVRARMWGVALGGAIVLTFAADGLGLADPLRSIYLAGPWSPAAVILGGLLFGYGMAIAGNCGFGALARLGGGDLRSFVILLVMGLSAFAVMSGPFAHVRMAIFPGATGGGPQGIAHALSAATGLAPVWPGIAIGLAILGAALWDRAFLRRGTALAAGAAVAFAIATAWIGTSWIAANGFAATPVVSHTFAAPLGGTMLWLMTASGTSLNFGVGSVAGVLLGAFAGSLLRGHFRWEACEDPRELRRQIGGAVLMGVGAVLAIGCSVGQGLSAASVLAFSAPLAILSILAGAAIGLRQLITGFQTG; this is translated from the coding sequence TTGATCGACTGGATCGACGAGAGCCACGCGATGGCGCTCGTCGGATGTGCGGGGGGACTCCTGCTGGGCCTTGCGGCGCGTCTCGGGCGGTTCTGTACGCTCGGCGCGATCGAGGACGTCATCTATGGCGGCTCGTGGGTGCGGGCACGGATGTGGGGCGTCGCCTTGGGCGGCGCGATCGTCCTGACCTTCGCCGCGGATGGCCTCGGACTGGCCGATCCCCTGCGCTCGATCTACCTCGCCGGTCCTTGGTCGCCCGCCGCCGTCATCCTCGGCGGCCTGCTCTTCGGCTACGGCATGGCCATCGCGGGGAATTGCGGCTTCGGCGCGCTGGCGCGGCTGGGCGGCGGGGATCTGCGGTCCTTCGTGATCCTTCTCGTCATGGGATTGTCGGCCTTCGCGGTCATGTCGGGCCCCTTCGCCCATGTTCGCATGGCGATCTTCCCCGGCGCGACCGGCGGCGGTCCGCAGGGCATTGCGCACGCGCTCTCCGCGGCGACCGGCCTCGCGCCGGTCTGGCCCGGCATCGCCATCGGTCTGGCCATCCTCGGCGCGGCCCTCTGGGACCGGGCGTTCCTGCGACGGGGCACCGCCCTCGCGGCGGGCGCCGCCGTCGCGTTCGCCATCGCCACCGCGTGGATCGGCACGAGCTGGATCGCGGCCAACGGCTTCGCCGCGACGCCGGTCGTGTCGCATACCTTCGCCGCACCCTTGGGCGGCACGATGCTCTGGCTGATGACGGCCAGCGGCACGTCGTTGAATTTCGGCGTCGGCTCGGTCGCGGGCGTGCTGCTCGGGGCCTTCGCGGGCAGCCTTCTGCGCGGTCACTTCCGGTGGGAGGCGTGTGAGGACCCGCGCGAACTCCGGCGCCAGATCGGCGGCGCGGTCCTGATGGGCGTCGGTGCCGTGCTCGCCATCGGATGCAGCGTGGGCCAGGGTCTCTCGGCCGCCTCGGTGCTCGCGTTCTCGGCACCCCTCGCGATCCTTTCGATCCTCGCCGGGGCGGCGATCGGGCTGCGCCAGCTCATCACCGGGTTCCAGACCGGCTGA
- a CDS encoding copper resistance CopC family protein — MISRPALAAAALALLAAGDATAHSKTDAHTPADGTTVAEAPLIAMNFDAPMRVIAIELTREGDAVELERATGMEPVTRFEAAPTEGLDPGIYRVDWRGMSADGHPMQGEFGFTIAE; from the coding sequence ATGATCTCAAGACCCGCACTGGCCGCAGCCGCACTCGCCCTTCTTGCCGCCGGGGACGCCACCGCCCATTCCAAGACCGACGCCCACACGCCGGCCGACGGAACCACCGTGGCCGAGGCCCCGCTGATCGCGATGAATTTCGACGCACCGATGCGCGTCATCGCGATCGAATTGACCCGCGAGGGCGACGCGGTCGAACTCGAACGCGCCACGGGGATGGAGCCGGTCACGCGCTTCGAGGCTGCGCCGACCGAGGGTCTCGATCCCGGCATCTACCGCGTCGACTGGCGCGGGATGAGTGCCGACGGGCACCCGATGCAGGGCGAATTCGGCTTCACCATCGCCGAGTGA
- a CDS encoding CopD family protein, whose protein sequence is MDGLAPVDGLALVAVAAKAAGYGAALLAMGGALFVLMFRRDADDATLRRARRMAALAASIGLAVLALRFGIRAARISGLGLTGATDPMMLGFVWSSPLGTAAIWRALGEAAILSILLPGPLGRILPAIGAVAVAVSYAQVGHTLGDPRALLAPLLVLHLLAVAFWIGALAPLHHAARSSAGAALLDRFGRIAGGVVALLAVAGIGLGWCLSGGISALFGTAYGLGLMFKVGAVAALLGLAAQNRWRLVPALRAGQAGAAPALRRSIATEGAIVVMILIATAAITTITTPPANL, encoded by the coding sequence ATGGACGGCCTCGCCCCGGTCGACGGGCTCGCCCTCGTCGCGGTCGCCGCCAAGGCCGCGGGCTACGGCGCGGCACTTCTGGCGATGGGCGGCGCGCTCTTCGTCCTCATGTTCCGCCGCGATGCGGATGACGCCACGCTCCGGCGCGCCCGTCGGATGGCGGCACTTGCCGCTTCGATCGGGCTGGCCGTTCTGGCCCTGCGGTTCGGGATCCGGGCGGCGCGCATTTCGGGCCTCGGGCTCACCGGGGCCACGGACCCGATGATGCTCGGCTTCGTCTGGTCGAGCCCGCTGGGCACCGCCGCGATCTGGCGCGCGCTGGGCGAAGCGGCGATCCTCTCGATCCTTCTGCCGGGGCCGCTCGGCCGCATCCTTCCCGCCATCGGCGCGGTCGCCGTCGCGGTCTCCTACGCGCAGGTCGGACACACCCTGGGCGATCCGCGCGCGCTGCTGGCACCGCTTCTGGTGCTGCACCTTCTCGCCGTGGCGTTCTGGATCGGGGCGCTGGCCCCCCTGCACCACGCGGCCCGGTCGTCCGCGGGCGCGGCGCTGCTCGACCGCTTCGGTCGGATCGCGGGGGGCGTCGTGGCGCTTCTGGCGGTGGCGGGAATCGGGCTCGGCTGGTGTCTGTCCGGTGGCATCTCGGCACTCTTCGGGACGGCCTACGGGCTGGGACTGATGTTCAAGGTCGGGGCTGTCGCGGCCCTTCTGGGGCTCGCGGCGCAGAACCGTTGGCGGCTCGTGCCGGCCTTGCGCGCAGGTCAGGCTGGGGCGGCCCCGGCGCTGCGCCGGTCGATCGCCACCGAGGGCGCGATCGTCGTCATGATCCTGATCGCGACGGCGGCGATCACCACGATCACGACTCCGCCCGCGAATCTCTGA
- a CDS encoding SH3 domain-containing protein has product MTMASVPRRAAILGFALATALAAPAVAQEEGGFADAFSGIWFSFDPGTSTGGSCTVELAPEAAADGRRGVSTKDCRPPVSTATGWTIADGQIRLTNATDATVALLGGTQFRITGELGGDAGPLILERAEGDANSRRIREAITTYRCIFRGFTSTCATPEAMARPALGAEGPARIETLVNLNVRSQPRADAGVIGVVPTGSTVTVDTCLTTTDGLWCGARFGDATGWFARTAIRDDTWPILTFVAAE; this is encoded by the coding sequence ATGACGATGGCATCGGTCCCCCGCCGCGCCGCGATCCTCGGTTTCGCATTGGCGACCGCGCTGGCCGCGCCCGCCGTCGCGCAGGAGGAGGGTGGCTTCGCCGACGCCTTCTCGGGGATCTGGTTCAGCTTCGATCCCGGCACGTCGACCGGGGGAAGCTGCACGGTTGAACTTGCACCCGAGGCGGCGGCAGACGGGCGCCGCGGCGTCTCCACGAAGGATTGCCGCCCGCCGGTCTCGACCGCGACGGGCTGGACGATCGCCGACGGGCAGATCCGGCTGACCAACGCAACCGATGCGACCGTGGCTCTGCTCGGAGGGACGCAGTTCCGCATCACGGGCGAACTCGGGGGCGATGCCGGGCCGCTGATCCTGGAGCGGGCCGAAGGTGACGCCAACAGCCGCCGTATCCGCGAAGCGATCACCACCTATCGCTGTATCTTCCGGGGGTTTACCAGCACTTGCGCCACGCCCGAAGCCATGGCCCGCCCGGCTCTCGGCGCTGAAGGGCCCGCTCGGATCGAAACGCTCGTGAACCTCAATGTCCGGTCCCAGCCCCGCGCCGATGCCGGGGTGATCGGGGTCGTGCCCACGGGCTCGACCGTGACGGTGGATACCTGCCTGACGACGACCGACGGGCTCTGGTGCGGGGCGCGGTTCGGGGATGCGACGGGCTGGTTCGCGCGCACCGCGATCCGGGACGACACCTGGCCCATCCTGACCTTCGTCGCGGCGGAATAG
- the csgH gene encoding curli-like amyloid fiber formation chaperone CsgH, with protein sequence MIRGLRGAGRTLALGLAALCTAAMGDMTAIPHIDLERDGEVVVVTSYVSGPPGETVRGEVTLQRRSGSNNVRTSQTTEVVIGADGRGRFSQTSINVGDGTALAASLVISRNGEVAARTDLTLNIGP encoded by the coding sequence ATGATCCGGGGCCTGCGCGGGGCGGGTCGGACGCTGGCCCTGGGCCTGGCGGCGCTCTGCACCGCCGCGATGGGCGACATGACGGCGATCCCGCATATCGATCTCGAGCGCGACGGCGAAGTGGTCGTCGTCACGAGCTACGTCTCCGGCCCACCGGGCGAGACCGTGCGCGGTGAGGTCACGTTGCAGCGGCGGAGCGGTTCGAACAACGTCCGCACCTCGCAGACCACCGAGGTGGTTATCGGCGCGGACGGCCGGGGCCGGTTTTCCCAGACCTCGATCAATGTCGGCGACGGCACCGCGCTGGCCGCCTCGCTCGTCATTTCGCGGAACGGGGAGGTCGCCGCGCGGACCGACCTCACCCTGAATATCGGGCCGTGA
- a CDS encoding CsgG/HfaB family protein: protein MFHRLRSFSVAALAIASLSACNFHFEDSYESQYLASVGDITAQNRALRAVPFPSHRVTVSVYGMPDLTGQYKESTTGQNLSRAVTQGGAAVLIKALQDAGDRRWFSVLDRSNLDNLVRERQIITEMRRIYRGEQNISPSVLGPLDHSGILIDGAIVGYDTNTVTGGVGARYLGIGANRRYKIDVVTVSLKAVSVETSEVLASVVVRKPLASISEQGNIFTYVALDEILEGEAGRAVNEPKQIAVEQAVEKAVMALIAEGSMAGIWSFADTSAGQAYVTGYVGQKFDGDVPATGASPARPDTTIGATRIPETVPARRRARTVAPVVERRLEPAAPAVQAPAPRLPPDTPHAADVVG from the coding sequence GTGTTCCACAGATTGAGATCGTTCAGCGTGGCCGCCCTGGCCATCGCAAGCCTGTCCGCGTGCAATTTCCACTTCGAGGATTCGTACGAGAGCCAGTATCTCGCATCGGTCGGCGATATCACGGCCCAGAACCGCGCGCTCCGCGCCGTGCCGTTCCCGTCGCACCGGGTCACCGTGTCGGTCTATGGAATGCCGGACCTGACGGGGCAGTACAAGGAATCGACCACCGGCCAGAACCTGTCGCGTGCCGTCACCCAGGGGGGCGCGGCCGTCCTGATCAAGGCCTTGCAGGATGCCGGCGACCGGCGCTGGTTCAGCGTGCTCGACCGCTCCAATCTCGACAACCTCGTGCGCGAGCGCCAGATCATCACCGAGATGCGCCGCATCTACCGTGGTGAGCAGAATATCAGCCCCTCGGTGCTTGGGCCGCTCGACCATTCCGGCATCCTGATCGACGGCGCGATCGTCGGTTACGACACCAACACCGTCACCGGCGGCGTCGGTGCCCGCTATCTCGGGATCGGCGCCAACCGCCGCTACAAGATCGACGTCGTGACCGTGTCGCTCAAGGCCGTGTCGGTCGAGACGAGCGAGGTGCTGGCCAGCGTCGTCGTGCGCAAGCCGCTCGCCTCGATCTCGGAACAGGGCAACATCTTCACCTACGTCGCGCTCGACGAGATCCTCGAGGGCGAGGCCGGTCGCGCGGTCAATGAACCCAAGCAGATCGCGGTCGAGCAGGCCGTCGAGAAGGCCGTGATGGCGCTGATCGCGGAAGGGTCGATGGCCGGCATCTGGAGCTTCGCCGACACCAGCGCGGGGCAGGCCTATGTGACCGGTTACGTGGGACAGAAGTTCGACGGCGACGTGCCCGCCACGGGCGCGTCCCCCGCCCGTCCCGACACCACGATCGGTGCGACGCGCATCCCCGAAACCGTGCCCGCACGCCGCCGTGCCCGCACGGTGGCCCCGGTGGTCGAGCGTCGGCTCGAACCCGCAGCACCCGCCGTCCAGGCGCCTGCGCCCCGCTTGCCGCCCGACACGCCACATGCCGCGGACGTGGTGGGCTGA
- a CDS encoding curli assembly protein CsgF, with the protein MTYRTALALALAVGLMAGPVVAQDIVYTPVNPSFGGNPLNSTYLLSTASAQREATARDATSGGGGFGGGGIDSPGSSNADLFVRQLEGRLLSALAGQVTDAIFGDTPSESGTVVFGTTTVEFVRTVGEIRLVITDALDGTVTEIVVPQLVTG; encoded by the coding sequence ATGACGTATCGAACCGCCCTTGCCCTTGCCCTCGCGGTCGGCCTGATGGCCGGTCCGGTCGTCGCGCAGGATATCGTCTACACGCCGGTCAACCCGTCCTTCGGCGGCAACCCCCTCAATTCGACCTACCTGCTCTCGACGGCGAGTGCGCAGCGCGAGGCGACAGCCCGTGACGCCACCAGCGGCGGCGGCGGGTTCGGCGGCGGCGGGATCGATTCGCCCGGCTCCAGCAACGCCGACCTGTTCGTCCGCCAGCTCGAGGGCCGGCTTCTGTCGGCACTCGCGGGCCAGGTCACGGACGCCATCTTCGGCGACACGCCCAGCGAAAGCGGCACGGTCGTTTTCGGAACCACCACGGTAGAGTTCGTCCGCACCGTCGGCGAGATCCGCCTCGTCATCACCGATGCCCTCGACGGCACCGTCACGGAGATCGTCGTCCCGCAACTCGTCACCGGATAG